A single window of Gossypium arboreum isolate Shixiya-1 chromosome 13, ASM2569848v2, whole genome shotgun sequence DNA harbors:
- the LOC108461424 gene encoding L-type lectin-domain containing receptor kinase VIII.1-like, whose protein sequence is MARISSHSYIPSFNLQIFIFLFLTAKPLSSFAHSALGNNPSFDPHISLFGDARVEDGSSYVQLTRPHAPSSGLLLLDKPLKLTMENNVGQPVSFSTEFSFSIAPGNCDGLAFVLIPNGFHARFQGQGSFGLSGENIFLGIEFDTKKDDDKAGNFNPNHVSIDIHGVESVKLSNLSSLNLELNSGNVLKSWVDYDSSSKLLQVRLSKLDENRPLNPILAYHIDLVEMWGNHDVFVGIISTSDESSQISSNVNVHSWRFRVKFVPSWMHSLPADPRSYMDNKDSKETREEKGRFCALPILARLIFATGCGALFAFMMLFMWAIFVSRHTVFPVKYQPSHEDFRYEKVNVVVEKEDQCNKV, encoded by the coding sequence ATGGCTCGGATTTCCAGTCACAGCTATATTCCCTCTTTCAATCTCCAAATCTTCATCTTCCTGTTCCTTACAGCAAAACCCCTTTCCTCTTTTGCCCATTCAGCCCTTGGCAACAACCCCAGCTTTGATCCCCACATTTCCCTCTTTGGTGATGCAAGGGTTGAAGATGGAAGCTCCTACGTGCAGCTCACGCGTCCTCACGCGCCTAGTTCCGGGCTTCTATTGCTGGACAAGCCATTGAAGCTCACAATGGAAAACAATGTGGGTCAACCGGTGTCGTTTTCAACTGAGTTTTCCTTTTCTATAGCTCCTGGTAATTGTGATGGATTAGCTTTTGTGCTTATTCCTAATGGTTTCCACGCAAGATTTCAGGGCCAAGGGTCTTTTGGTCTTTCTGGTGAAAATATATTCCTTGGTATTGAATTTGATACAAAGAAAGATGATGATAAAGCTGGAAACTTTAATCCAAATCATGTAAGCATTGATATTCATGGTGTTGAATCTGTTAAACTTAGCAATTTGTCATCTCTGAATTTAGAGTTGAACAGTGGGAATGTGTTGAAATCTTGGGTTGATTATGATTCGAGTTCCAAACTTTTACAAGTTAGATTAAGCAAATTAGATGAAAATAGGCCTTTGAATCCAATTCTAGCATACCATATTGATTTGGTAGAAATGTGGGGCAATCATGATGTTTTTGTTGGTATAATATCAACTAGTGATGAATCTTCACAAATTAGTAGCAATGTTAATGTTCATTCATGGAGATTCAGGGTAAAGTTTGTTCCAAGTTGGATGCATTCATTGCCTGCTGATCCAAGAAGTTATATGGATAACAAGGATAGTAAGGAAACTAGGGAAGAAAAGGGGAGGTTTTGTGCTTTGCCAATTCTAGCTAGGTTGATTTTCGCTACTGGATGTGGTGCCTTGTTCGCGTTCATGATGCTGTTTATGTGGGCGATTTTCGTTAGTAGGCACACGGTATTCCCCGTCAAGTATCAACCCAGTCATGAAGATTTCAGGTATGAGAAAGTCAATGTGGTGGTGGAGAAGGAAGACCAATGCAATAAGGTTTAG